In one Acidimicrobiales bacterium genomic region, the following are encoded:
- the lpdA gene encoding dihydrolipoyl dehydrogenase: MAEQFDVVIIGGGPGGYAAALYGAAADLRIAMIEKDKVGGTCLNRGCIPAKELLETANVFRQVAGASAFGVEAGEPTVDYAATMARKTKIVDGLVKGLTGLLEAKKVTTFAGTGTFEGGGKVTVTADDGTTTDLVGNSVVLASGSVPRTIPGFEVDGRFVLTSDELTQDMVDLPRSAAVIGGGAIGCEFASYLSDLGVSVTVLEGLPKILPGCDVDVANVVLRSFKKRKIDVRTGAKVTGHTPGTDTTTVHLDGADDVEVERVIVSVGRRPLSDSLGLDGTGVEVDERGFVKVDGSCRTTVEGVWAVGDLVATPQLAHIGFIEGINAIKDILGERPAPVEYDKVPWCIYCHPEVSFVGHSEESAREAGFDVVVSKHQYRGNGRALIVGETDGLVKVIAAKGPDGRAGQILGVHMVGPWVTEQLGQAYLAVNWEASVDEVAELIQPHPTLSELFGETVLSLTGRALHG; the protein is encoded by the coding sequence GTGGCCGAGCAGTTCGATGTCGTGATCATCGGTGGTGGCCCCGGTGGGTACGCCGCCGCCCTCTACGGCGCCGCCGCCGACCTCCGGATCGCCATGATCGAGAAGGACAAGGTCGGGGGGACCTGCCTCAACCGCGGCTGCATCCCCGCCAAGGAGCTCCTCGAGACCGCCAACGTCTTCCGCCAGGTGGCCGGCGCGTCGGCGTTCGGCGTCGAGGCCGGCGAGCCCACCGTCGACTACGCCGCCACCATGGCCCGCAAGACCAAGATCGTCGACGGGCTGGTGAAGGGCCTCACCGGCCTCCTCGAGGCCAAGAAGGTCACCACCTTCGCCGGCACCGGGACCTTCGAGGGCGGCGGCAAGGTCACCGTCACCGCCGACGACGGCACCACCACCGACCTCGTCGGCAACAGCGTGGTCCTCGCCAGCGGCTCGGTGCCCCGCACCATCCCCGGCTTCGAGGTCGACGGCCGCTTCGTGCTCACCTCCGACGAGCTCACCCAGGACATGGTCGACCTGCCCCGCTCGGCGGCGGTGATCGGCGGCGGCGCCATCGGCTGCGAGTTCGCCTCCTACCTGAGCGACCTCGGCGTGTCGGTCACCGTGCTCGAGGGGCTGCCGAAGATCCTCCCCGGCTGCGACGTCGACGTGGCCAACGTGGTGCTGCGCAGCTTCAAGAAGCGCAAGATCGACGTGCGCACCGGCGCCAAGGTCACCGGCCACACCCCCGGCACCGACACCACCACCGTCCACCTCGACGGCGCCGACGACGTCGAGGTCGAGCGGGTGATCGTGTCGGTGGGCCGCCGCCCCCTCTCGGACAGCCTGGGCCTCGACGGCACCGGCGTCGAGGTCGACGAGCGCGGCTTCGTCAAGGTCGACGGCAGCTGCCGCACCACCGTTGAGGGCGTGTGGGCGGTGGGCGACCTGGTCGCCACCCCTCAGCTGGCCCACATCGGCTTCATCGAGGGCATCAACGCCATCAAGGACATCCTCGGCGAGCGCCCCGCGCCGGTGGAGTACGACAAGGTCCCGTGGTGCATCTACTGCCACCCCGAGGTCAGCTTCGTCGGCCACTCCGAGGAGTCGGCCCGGGAGGCCGGCTTCGACGTGGTGGTGAGCAAGCACCAGTACCGCGGCAACGGCCGGGCCCTGATCGTGGGCGAGACCGACGGCCTGGTGAAGGTGATCGCCGCCAAGGGTCCCGACGGCCGCGCCGGGCAGATCCTCGGCGTGCACATGGTCGGACCGTGGGTGACCGAGCAGCTCGGTCAGGCGTACCTGGCGGTCAACTGGGAGGCGTCGGTCGACGAGGTCGCCGAGCTGATCCAGCCCCATCCGACGCTGTCCGAGCTCTTCGGCGAGACCGTGCTCTCGCTGACCGGCCGGGCCCTGCACGGCTAG
- a CDS encoding dihydrolipoamide acetyltransferase family protein, which translates to MADITMPQLGETVTEGTITRWFKEVGDQVEEDEVLFEVSTDKVDSEVPSSAAGTLTEILVQEGDTVDVGTRLAVISDGDGGGGESAAAGAAGSGDAPAEDGGADDEAPTDDAAVAPAAEAAEKTEGEDDAPSATSTAGEQAPASDAATGEPDGSAAGRLLSPVVRRLVAEHGLDPSSIEGTGAGGRITRNDVLAVVEREGGGAAEPKRAAPSATPAPAATEPGAGPRRAEPMPLATAGERDEVVPLSNIRRRTGEHLVRSLATSAHTLVAIEVDYDNLDKVRQPARASFKDEEGISLTYLPFITRALVDAIREFPHVNSSVGDGELIVHHDVNVGIAVDMDFEGLMVPVVRGADGKRLRALAREIAELAARTRDKRLGPDDIAGGTFTITNPGPFGTFVTYPIINQPQVAILSTDGVKKRPVVVEAADGSDAIGIHPTGTLALSFDHRAFDGAYAAAFLAKVKEILETRDWAAELT; encoded by the coding sequence ATGGCCGACATCACGATGCCCCAGCTGGGGGAGACCGTCACCGAGGGGACGATCACCCGTTGGTTCAAGGAGGTGGGCGACCAGGTCGAGGAGGACGAGGTCCTCTTCGAGGTCTCCACCGACAAGGTCGACTCCGAGGTGCCGTCCTCGGCCGCCGGCACCCTCACCGAGATCCTGGTGCAGGAGGGTGACACCGTCGACGTGGGCACCCGCCTCGCCGTCATCTCCGACGGCGACGGGGGTGGCGGCGAGTCGGCTGCCGCCGGAGCCGCCGGGTCCGGGGACGCCCCGGCCGAGGATGGCGGCGCCGACGACGAGGCGCCGACGGACGACGCCGCGGTGGCTCCGGCCGCCGAAGCCGCAGAGAAGACCGAGGGCGAAGACGATGCCCCGTCCGCCACGAGCACCGCCGGTGAGCAGGCACCGGCGAGCGACGCCGCCACCGGTGAGCCCGACGGGTCGGCCGCCGGCCGCCTCCTGTCGCCGGTCGTCCGGCGCCTGGTCGCCGAGCACGGCCTCGACCCCTCCTCGATCGAGGGCACCGGCGCCGGTGGGCGGATCACCCGCAACGACGTGCTCGCCGTCGTCGAGCGCGAGGGCGGAGGCGCCGCCGAGCCCAAGAGGGCCGCTCCCTCGGCCACGCCCGCGCCGGCGGCCACCGAGCCGGGCGCCGGCCCGCGACGGGCCGAGCCCATGCCCCTGGCAACGGCTGGCGAGCGCGACGAGGTCGTGCCGCTGTCCAACATCCGCCGCCGCACCGGTGAGCACCTGGTCCGCTCCCTGGCCACCTCGGCCCACACCCTGGTGGCCATCGAGGTCGACTACGACAACCTCGACAAGGTGCGCCAGCCGGCCCGGGCCTCGTTCAAGGACGAGGAGGGCATCAGCCTCACCTACCTGCCCTTCATCACCCGGGCTCTCGTCGACGCCATCCGCGAATTCCCCCACGTCAACTCGTCGGTGGGCGACGGCGAGCTGATCGTCCACCACGACGTCAACGTCGGCATCGCCGTCGACATGGACTTCGAGGGCCTCATGGTGCCGGTCGTCCGCGGCGCCGACGGCAAGCGGCTGCGGGCGCTGGCGCGCGAGATCGCCGAGCTCGCCGCCCGCACCCGGGACAAGCGCCTGGGTCCCGACGACATCGCCGGCGGCACGTTCACCATCACCAACCCCGGCCCGTTCGGCACCTTCGTCACCTACCCGATCATCAACCAGCCCCAGGTGGCGATCCTGTCCACCGACGGGGTCAAGAAGCGCCCCGTCGTGGTCGAGGCGGCCGACGGCAGCGACGCGATCGGCATCCACCCGACGGGCACCCTGGCGCTGTCGTTCGACCACAGGGCCTTCGACGGCGCGTACGCGGCAGCGTTCCTCGCCAAGGTGAAGGAGATCCTCGAGACGCGGGACTGGGCGGCGGAGCTCACGTAG
- the lipA gene encoding lipoyl synthase: protein MLRARWLGTVPYREALDLQRGLVASSADDHLLLLEHPHVFTLGVRADAANVLVPPASVGADLVHADRGGDVTYHGPGQLVGYPLLHVPGKRGGGMADTVAYVASVEQLVIDVLGDLGLPGAGRLRGLPGVWVDPDSDAPRKVAAIGVRLSRGRSMHGFAVNVDPDLAMFGHIVPCGISDRAVTSLAVEGLDVAMREVVDAVVARAAERWGGGVVERQDVVWRHLDTDLSAFSRGLGPGPVAAAVDPEAAPAAPAPGAPVRIGRRLAEAGVVQGLTIGERKPAWLRAKARIGPDYLRLEQTMRELSLVTVCEEAGCPNIYECWADGTATFMINGERCTRKCGFCLVDTRHPEPPDLGEPERVAEAVARMGLAHAVVTTVARDDLDDGGAAGFAATIEAIRRRSPACAVEVLISDLQGDATSLQAVLDARPDVVNHNLETVARLQRAVRPSAGYARSLTVLARAKAAGLTTKSSLIVGMGETDDEVVGALGDLAGVGTDIVTIGQYLRPTANHLPVARWVEPATFETLAAAGESLGIGHVEASPLTRSSYHARQSAAAVGLDGTRRRSDPSQPSSVGPGPFHRRHPLAGV, encoded by the coding sequence GTGCTGCGCGCCCGCTGGCTCGGCACCGTTCCGTACCGGGAGGCCCTCGACCTCCAGCGGGGGCTGGTGGCGTCGTCGGCCGACGATCACCTCCTCCTGCTCGAGCACCCGCACGTCTTCACCCTCGGTGTGCGCGCCGATGCTGCCAACGTGCTCGTGCCGCCGGCGTCGGTCGGCGCCGACCTCGTTCACGCCGACCGGGGTGGCGACGTCACCTACCACGGCCCCGGCCAGCTGGTGGGCTACCCGCTCCTGCACGTGCCGGGCAAGCGGGGCGGCGGGATGGCCGACACCGTCGCCTACGTGGCGTCGGTCGAGCAGCTGGTCATCGACGTGCTCGGTGACCTGGGCCTGCCTGGGGCGGGCCGCTTGCGGGGGCTGCCCGGCGTCTGGGTCGACCCCGACAGCGACGCGCCTCGCAAGGTGGCCGCCATCGGGGTGCGGCTGTCGCGGGGGCGCTCCATGCACGGCTTCGCCGTCAACGTCGACCCCGACCTGGCCATGTTCGGCCACATCGTCCCGTGCGGCATCAGCGACCGAGCGGTGACCTCCCTGGCGGTCGAGGGGCTCGACGTGGCCATGCGCGAGGTCGTCGACGCCGTGGTGGCGCGGGCGGCCGAGCGGTGGGGCGGAGGGGTCGTCGAGCGCCAGGACGTGGTGTGGCGCCACCTCGACACCGACCTGTCGGCGTTCTCGCGGGGGCTCGGCCCCGGCCCGGTGGCCGCCGCGGTCGACCCTGAGGCCGCCCCGGCCGCGCCCGCACCCGGAGCCCCGGTGCGCATCGGCCGCCGGCTGGCGGAGGCCGGCGTGGTGCAGGGCCTCACCATCGGGGAGCGCAAGCCCGCCTGGCTGCGGGCCAAGGCCAGGATCGGGCCCGACTACCTCCGGTTGGAGCAGACCATGCGCGAACTCTCGCTGGTCACCGTCTGCGAGGAGGCGGGCTGTCCCAACATCTACGAGTGCTGGGCCGACGGCACCGCCACGTTCATGATCAACGGCGAGCGCTGCACGCGGAAGTGCGGGTTCTGCCTGGTCGACACCCGACACCCCGAGCCGCCCGACCTCGGGGAGCCCGAGCGGGTGGCCGAGGCCGTGGCGCGCATGGGGCTGGCCCACGCGGTGGTGACCACCGTGGCCCGCGACGACCTCGACGACGGCGGCGCCGCCGGCTTCGCCGCCACCATCGAGGCCATCCGCCGCCGCTCACCCGCCTGCGCGGTCGAGGTCCTGATATCCGACCTGCAGGGCGACGCCACTTCGCTCCAGGCCGTCCTCGACGCCCGGCCCGACGTGGTCAACCACAACCTCGAGACCGTGGCACGCCTCCAGCGGGCGGTGCGGCCCTCCGCCGGCTACGCCCGCTCGCTGACGGTGCTGGCCCGCGCCAAGGCGGCGGGCCTCACCACCAAGTCCAGCCTCATCGTGGGCATGGGGGAGACCGACGACGAGGTGGTGGGCGCCCTCGGCGACCTCGCCGGCGTGGGGACCGACATCGTCACCATCGGCCAGTACCTCCGGCCCACCGCCAACCACCTCCCGGTGGCGAGGTGGGTCGAGCCCGCCACCTTCGAGACGCTGGCGGCGGCGGGGGAGTCGCTCGGCATCGGTCACGTGGAGGCGTCGCCCCTCACCCGGTCGAGCTACCACGCCCGTCAATCGGCAGCCGCCGTGGGGCTCGACGGGACCCGTCGCCGATCGGATCCTTCCCAGCCCTCCTCCGTCGGGCCGGGCCCCTTCCATCGGCGCCACCCGCTCGCGGGCGTGTAG
- a CDS encoding ion transporter has product MGTPMTIDPDPDEEATNRERLAAILERRLDIPMAVLAIVWAGLVAYELVAPARQRDDLTLAGNIIWGLFVVELVLKLVVSGHPLRFLRRRWPSIIFLLLPILRVLRVVRAVRVLRALPAARVVGSSYRAIGTAQSLLGGRISFLSVVSAVVVFSGGQLHYLIEGGAGEGGASLGDSLWWAANIAISGNLVLDPATLLGRLLSLVLGAYAVVVFASVAATLGAFFIESRAERATAEEAATP; this is encoded by the coding sequence GTGGGCACGCCGATGACCATCGACCCGGACCCCGACGAGGAGGCCACCAACCGGGAGCGCCTCGCCGCGATCCTCGAGCGGCGCCTCGACATCCCCATGGCGGTGCTGGCCATCGTGTGGGCGGGCCTGGTGGCCTACGAGCTTGTGGCGCCGGCCCGACAGCGCGACGACCTGACGCTGGCGGGCAACATCATCTGGGGCCTCTTCGTCGTCGAGCTCGTCCTGAAGCTGGTGGTCTCGGGGCACCCCCTGCGCTTCCTGCGGCGGCGCTGGCCCTCGATCATCTTCCTCCTCCTTCCCATCCTGCGGGTCCTGCGCGTGGTTCGGGCCGTGCGCGTCCTGCGGGCGCTGCCGGCGGCGCGCGTGGTCGGCTCCTCGTACCGGGCCATCGGCACCGCCCAGTCGCTCCTCGGCGGCCGGATCTCGTTCCTCTCGGTCGTCTCGGCCGTGGTGGTCTTCTCCGGCGGCCAGCTCCACTACCTCATCGAGGGCGGGGCGGGTGAGGGCGGCGCCTCCCTCGGCGACTCCCTCTGGTGGGCGGCCAACATCGCCATCAGCGGCAACCTCGTCCTCGACCCCGCCACCCTCCTCGGCCGGTTGCTCAGCCTCGTGCTCGGCGCCTACGCCGTGGTGGTCTTCGCCTCGGTGGCCGCCACCCTCGGCGCCTTCTTCATCGAGTCCCGCGCCGAGCGCGCCACCGCCGAGGAGGCAGCCACACCCTGA
- a CDS encoding pyridoxamine 5'-phosphate oxidase family protein: MGKSYDQLTAAHRDFVEAQHLFFVATAPLAADGHVNLSPKGYDSFRVIDEHTVAYLDLTGSGVETIAHVRENGRITLMFCAFEGQPKIVRLQGRGEAVLPADDAFEALAARFPTLPGTRAVIVVHLDRISSSCGFSIPLYSYEGEREQLVEWAEKRGPEGVAEYHATRNAASIDGLPAVTPADVCPSTT, from the coding sequence ATGGGGAAGTCCTACGACCAGCTGACCGCCGCCCACCGCGACTTCGTGGAGGCCCAGCACCTGTTCTTCGTCGCCACCGCGCCGCTGGCCGCTGACGGCCACGTCAACCTGTCGCCCAAGGGCTACGACAGCTTCCGGGTGATCGACGAGCACACGGTGGCCTACCTCGACCTCACCGGCAGTGGCGTGGAGACCATCGCCCACGTACGGGAGAACGGCCGCATCACCTTGATGTTCTGCGCGTTCGAGGGCCAGCCCAAGATCGTCCGCCTCCAGGGCCGGGGCGAAGCCGTCCTGCCGGCCGACGACGCCTTCGAGGCGCTGGCAGCGCGGTTCCCCACCCTGCCCGGGACCCGCGCCGTGATCGTCGTGCACCTCGACCGGATCTCCAGCTCCTGCGGCTTCAGCATCCCGCTCTACTCCTACGAGGGTGAGCGGGAGCAGCTCGTGGAGTGGGCCGAGAAGCGCGGGCCCGAGGGTGTCGCCGAGTACCACGCCACCCGCAACGCCGCCAGCATCGACGGCCTCCCCGCGGTCACCCCCGCCGACGTCTGCCCCTCCACCACGTAG
- a CDS encoding Xaa-Pro peptidase family protein codes for MYAERQVRARERMEALGIDTLLISVGADLPWLTGYEAMPLERLTMLVVPREGDATLVVPRLEAARVEGRPEAFTLLPWGETDDPIEIVAGLCGRPATAAVGDRTWARFLVDLQASMPGTAWRKASEVTSPLRSIKDAAEVTALRRAAATADRVVAQLQAGEVPLVGRTEHEVATEIRRRLVEEGHVRPNFAIVAAGANAASPHHEPGDRVIAAGEVVLFDIGGTMPDGYCSDISRCVWTGGEPDPQFRDLYAVLQAAQSEAVDAATVGTPCEDVDGVARRLITEGGYGPQFIHRTGHGIGLEEHEDPYLVGGNCEALAPGHAFSIEPGIYVEGRWGARIEDIVVAAESGPEPLNRCSHDLIVVDA; via the coding sequence ATGTACGCCGAGCGCCAGGTCCGGGCACGGGAGCGGATGGAGGCTCTCGGCATCGACACCCTCCTGATCAGCGTGGGGGCCGACCTCCCGTGGCTCACCGGGTACGAGGCCATGCCCCTCGAGCGCCTCACCATGCTGGTGGTGCCACGCGAGGGCGACGCCACCCTCGTGGTCCCCCGCCTCGAGGCGGCACGGGTGGAGGGGCGCCCCGAGGCGTTCACCCTCCTGCCGTGGGGCGAGACCGACGACCCCATCGAGATCGTCGCTGGGCTGTGCGGCCGGCCGGCGACCGCGGCCGTCGGCGATCGCACCTGGGCCCGTTTCCTCGTCGACCTGCAGGCCTCGATGCCGGGCACCGCCTGGCGCAAGGCCAGCGAGGTCACCAGCCCGCTCCGCTCGATCAAGGACGCCGCCGAGGTGACGGCCCTGCGCCGGGCTGCGGCCACCGCCGACCGGGTGGTCGCCCAGCTGCAGGCGGGCGAGGTGCCCCTCGTCGGTCGGACCGAGCACGAGGTCGCCACCGAGATCCGCCGCCGGCTGGTGGAGGAGGGTCACGTCCGCCCCAACTTCGCGATCGTGGCCGCCGGCGCCAACGCCGCCAGCCCCCATCACGAGCCCGGCGACCGGGTCATCGCCGCGGGCGAGGTGGTGCTGTTCGACATCGGGGGGACGATGCCCGACGGCTACTGCTCCGACATCTCCCGCTGCGTCTGGACCGGGGGCGAGCCCGACCCCCAGTTCCGCGACCTCTACGCCGTGCTGCAGGCGGCGCAGTCCGAGGCGGTCGACGCCGCCACCGTCGGCACGCCGTGCGAGGACGTCGACGGCGTGGCCCGCCGGCTCATCACCGAGGGCGGCTACGGACCCCAGTTCATCCACCGCACCGGCCACGGCATCGGCCTCGAGGAGCATGAGGACCCCTACCTGGTGGGCGGCAACTGCGAGGCGCTCGCCCCCGGCCACGCCTTCTCCATCGAGCCGGGCATCTACGTCGAGGGCCGCTGGGGGGCACGCATCGAGGACATCGTGGTGGCCGCCGAGTCCGGGCCCGAGCCGCTCAACCGGTGCTCACACGACCTGATCGTGGTGGACGCCTGA